In Caldilineales bacterium, a genomic segment contains:
- a CDS encoding ATP-binding protein, which translates to MDDKERFIEVSEKLVRGLLREALGYTVESVISYYRGIFGFMVEAPLLWIRHSRFPILFVAYDGSRADILTDVVKQLEMARATEFFALLIVVPTEHGTGNEAEELRLAVNDSVFRHDFVVLDHQHLASIIAYNNARRLVEIIIEQGVELSTLSPYVVRGPVPANMFFGREQEIKEISQAVAQVNYALVGGRRIGKSSILQSLDRLMTRDPRFSSFYLNCEDAYDYEGFYGILNLRFGDRFTDRTPQTVRHLLGLLRTETEAKHLIFLLDEVDALLDFDALANPAGQLFRTFRALAHERACSFVFSGSKTLYHHLHDARSPFFNFCSDLTLGPLAEKSVAEIVSKPMHQLGIKLTNEDALIGQIIDLTSCHPSLVQWLCARLVRGAERRVVGQDELDLVASSDEFYHYFIETAWGDATPLEKLVSVVLNQPEFSAEELFTAAAQYGLRNRVVLREALDMLRLYSLIEAHQGRFRYVLKHYPTIVRLAEDVPSLIEFWLSQVEA; encoded by the coding sequence AGGTATCAGAGAAGCTGGTGCGGGGACTCCTCCGAGAGGCTCTGGGCTATACTGTCGAGAGCGTGATTTCCTACTATCGCGGCATCTTCGGTTTCATGGTCGAAGCCCCTCTGCTATGGATCCGTCACTCACGATTCCCGATCCTCTTTGTTGCCTATGATGGGAGCCGTGCTGATATTCTCACCGATGTGGTCAAACAACTTGAAATGGCCAGGGCTACTGAGTTTTTTGCCCTGCTAATAGTCGTTCCAACCGAGCACGGCACCGGCAACGAAGCTGAAGAACTACGCCTAGCAGTCAATGATTCTGTTTTTCGCCACGATTTCGTCGTTTTGGACCACCAGCATTTGGCCAGCATCATTGCGTACAACAACGCACGCCGTCTTGTCGAGATAATCATCGAACAGGGTGTGGAGCTAAGCACTTTGTCGCCTTATGTCGTGCGCGGCCCCGTCCCAGCCAATATGTTCTTTGGCCGTGAACAAGAGATCAAAGAGATTTCGCAAGCAGTTGCTCAAGTGAACTACGCCCTTGTTGGAGGGCGGCGTATTGGCAAGAGTTCAATTCTGCAGAGCCTGGACCGCTTGATGACGCGCGATCCACGCTTCAGTTCCTTCTACTTGAATTGCGAAGATGCCTATGACTATGAAGGTTTTTATGGCATCTTGAACCTGCGGTTTGGCGATCGTTTTACCGATAGAACTCCGCAAACCGTACGCCATTTGCTGGGTCTTCTCAGGACTGAAACGGAGGCGAAGCATCTTATCTTTCTGTTGGATGAGGTAGACGCATTACTTGATTTCGATGCTCTTGCCAATCCTGCTGGCCAACTGTTCAGAACGTTTCGCGCGCTAGCCCATGAGCGCGCGTGCAGTTTTGTTTTTTCCGGTAGCAAGACTCTCTACCATCATCTTCACGATGCGCGTTCACCCTTCTTCAACTTCTGCAGCGATCTGACACTTGGGCCGCTGGCAGAGAAGAGCGTTGCCGAGATCGTCAGCAAGCCAATGCACCAGCTCGGGATTAAGCTCACTAATGAGGACGCCCTCATTGGCCAAATTATCGACCTGACATCCTGCCACCCCAGCCTCGTGCAGTGGCTGTGTGCACGCTTGGTGCGCGGGGCCGAACGCCGGGTCGTTGGCCAGGATGAATTGGACTTGGTGGCGTCTTCTGACGAGTTCTATCACTACTTCATAGAGACTGCGTGGGGCGATGCAACGCCGTTGGAGAAGCTGGTCAGTGTGGTGTTGAATCAGCCCGAGTTCTCCGCCGAGGAACTGTTCACTGCCGCAGCGCAGTATGGTCTTCGCAATCGTGTCGTTCTGCGCGAGGCGTTGGATATGTTGCGACTCTATTCCCTGATCGAAGCCCATCAAGGACGTTTTCGCTATGTCCTAAAACATTACCCGACTATTGTCCGGTTGGCAGAGGATGTGCCATCGCTGATTGAGTTCTGGCTGAGCCAGGTGGAGGCATAA